The sequence GAGATGAGATCGGCAAACCCACTCAATTCGCCGGTGATCGCCTCTTCCATACCATAGCCGACGCTCACCAAGGAGACGATAGCCGCTATACCCACCGCGATGCCGAGCACAGTGAGTATTGACCGCGTTCTTCGTTCCCGTATGCTCCGGTAGGCCAGGAGGAATTTATCTCTCATTGCTCACTCACTTAATCAATCAAGCAATCTGCCGTCTCGCATCCGCTTTGTTCTCTGTGCACGGGCTGCAATCTCGGGATCGTGTGTCACCACGATGATCGTGCGTCCCTCTTTATTCAGCCCACCTAAGACATCCATTATTGCCTTACCCGTTTCACTATCCACGTTTCCCGTCGGTTCGTCGGCGATGATAATCTCAGGATTGTTTGAGAGGGCGCGAGCAATAGCCACCCGCTGCTGCTGCCCGCCACTTAGTTCCGACGGTTTATGATACCTGCGGTGCTCAAGTCCGACATTTTTTAGCATTTCCTCAGCTCTCTTCAGTCGCGCCTCACGTTTCACACCGGAGAAGAAGAGGGGCAGCGCAACATTTTCCACCGCATTTAACGTATGGACAAGGTTGAATTGCTGAAATATGAAGCCAATCTTATCTCTGCGTATCTCTGCAAGCTCGTTTTCGTTGAGCGTCGCGGTATTGATATTCTCGATGAAGACGGAACCGCTTGTGGGCGTGTCCAGACAGCCGAGCATATTGAGCAATGTGGATTTGCCCGAGCCCGAAGGGCCGATGATCGCAACGAACTCGCCGTCCTTTATCTCTAGGTTCACGTCATGCAATGCGTAAACTTCCGCATCTCCCATTCGGTAAATTTTCGTGAGATGTTCCGTGTGAATCATGTATTATTCTCTTCTTTGCTTGCGCGCTCTATTTCGTCTCTCGTGCTCGCTTTCTCCTCGCTCTCACCCAGACAACCAC is a genomic window of Methanomicrobia archaeon containing:
- a CDS encoding ABC transporter ATP-binding protein; its protein translation is MIHTEHLTKIYRMGDAEVYALHDVNLEIKDGEFVAIIGPSGSGKSTLLNMLGCLDTPTSGSVFIENINTATLNENELAEIRRDKIGFIFQQFNLVHTLNAVENVALPLFFSGVKREARLKRAEEMLKNVGLEHRRYHKPSELSGGQQQRVAIARALSNNPEIIIADEPTGNVDSETGKAIMDVLGGLNKEGRTIIVVTHDPEIAARAQRTKRMRDGRLLD